The following nucleotide sequence is from Pochonia chlamydosporia 170 chromosome 4, whole genome shotgun sequence.
TCGCACTTCACTCAGCGGGATTGCCAATcgccttgacttgacctcTGTGACAGTCTCGGATTCTTGCAACAGTATCGGTTGTATCAAAGTACAGGGCACTGCACTGAGATCTCGACTCTCCAGTGCCCGTGTCAGCCAGGTGTTGTACTCAACGATGAAATTGTTCAAAGGGGCGGACAGCGGCGTGTTGGATGACATTACGTATGCGCCGAGGCTCGAAGCCGCCTCTTGCTCGTCCGCATCATCGGCCGTAGTTGCAGACCCAGGCACGTGAGGTCTCAGCATGCGAATCAGATGGTCAGACTCCCAAATTTCCAGTGTGCCCCCGGGTCGCAGTAGTCGTAAATATTCGTCAATGAAGTGTTGATTCTGTACGTTGGTAGTGGCAAGACTCATATCTTTGACCATGACCAAGTCATACTCTTCAGAGGGTATTGGCCAAGGCAATTGGCGCAGGTCATGATTGACAAATTTCCATTTCATATCTCGATCAGGTTTCGTAGTGTCGGCCGCGACGTTCGCGCTTCCCGGCGAAAGAGGAGCAATGTCAATGCCTGTGAAAGAGATGTTGCGGTGTCCCCTTTCCTTGAAGTATCTATGGCACATCATGCTCCAAAACCCGGAGCCGCACCCAACCTCAAGCACCCGCTGTGGCGGCTTCTTAGTCAAAGACGGTGAGCACACTGGAGCTCCGAAGAGCTGGATCAGAAGCAGTGTTCGCAGCGATTGACGATGGAGCTCGGTCAGGTCTGACGGCAAGGGGTAGGGCAGCGATGTGTCGTTGAGGTATGTCCGTCCATTTCGCTGGACAAAGGGCCTGGACAACAACAGATTGTCGCCCGACGCTTGATTATCCGACGTCATGGTGGTTCGAGCTGAGAGAGAGGTTGTGCCGCTGGCGGATGAGACCGACTCAGCACTAAGGGCGGGGACGTTCATCTGCCGGTAGTGGTTAGGAGAATGGGCATTAGGAGGCGACATGAAGTATCCGGCGAAGAGCGCAGgctgggaggaagaagcatTGCTTACGTCGACTCCATGCAGCCCATCCGCGGTGTGCCAATGGCGATGTCGGTGCGGTTTGAGGGAGCTGGATTTGCTGGAAGCACCGACtgtcgatgttgaagaagaggtgaGGGtagcagaagcagaagggGGATGAAACTGCTGGTGGATTGGAGGGTCGGCGGCTGATTTGTGCATGTGGTGCCCcgcggcagcggcagcggcgggGCGGTCCGCTACCAGGGACGTCTCGTGAGAGGAGCGACTCGCCTGGCTGCCACTCGACGTGCGCGAATGGCCCAAGCGACGATGCGGGTTGGAGCTCGTGTTGGGAGCATTTGCCGGCGATGCTGAATTGGAGCGACGAGGTATTTGACCTGGCGTTGAATGCCTCTGTTGAGTTTTGGGTTGTCGGGGTGTCCGATGCTGCCCAGGTAAGGGCACAGGCGTCATGCCTGCTGCATTGAGgaatgcaacattgaaactcATGGCTTCCGCCGAGATTGGCTGACCTGCTGGAGTCCTCATCAGAAAGCCCTGGAGGGCGACCTAGTGTTTTGATGCAGGGATCTGTTGGATCAACTTtttccgtctggtctgatctggtatggtctggtttggtgccATAAAAAACCTCTCATCACAGGCCAGTTCGAAGAGAGACGAAAATACACACAGACCCTCACGCACCAGTCCAAGCGGAACTTTGGTCCGTCCAAGCTGCTTCTCGCCTCACCAAATGCACCACCTTGAGCTCAGACTCGGATAACTTCCTATAGGTCGAACCAGGAGTTTGAGGGAGATCGAAACTGATGCGTCGATTATTTATTGACGCATGGAGACGTCGATATTTCTGCAGTTTACTGTGTGGTTTCCAAATACGTAGTGTATTTCGTCAACCCTGCCTA
It contains:
- a CDS encoding SAM binding domain-containing protein containing protein (similar to Cordyceps militaris CM01 XP_006666126.1); translated protein: MSFNVAFLNAAGMTPVPLPGQHRTPRQPKTQQRHSTPGQIPRRSNSASPANAPNTSSNPHRRLGHSRTSSGSQASRSSHETSLVADRPAAAAAAGHHMHKSAADPPIHQQFHPPSASATLTSSSTSTVGASSKSSSLKPHRHRHWHTADGLHGVDVSNASSSQPALFAGYFMSPPNAHSPNHYRQMNVPALSAESVSSASGTTSLSARTTMTSDNQASGDNLLLSRPFVQRNGRTYLNDTSLPYPLPSDLTELHRQSLRTLLLIQLFGAPVCSPSLTKKPPQRVLEVGCGSGFWSMMCHRYFKERGHRNISFTGIDIAPLSPGSANVAADTTKPDRDMKWKFVNHDLRQLPWPIPSEEYDLVMVKDMSLATTNVQNQHFIDEYLRLLRPGGTLEIWESDHLIRMLRPHVPGSATTADDADEQEAASSLGAYVMSSNTPLSAPLNNFIVEYNTWLTRALESRDLSAVPCTLIQPILLQESETVTEVKSRRLAIPLSEVRWEREGVGGVVTRDGKQTGDSRAKDQKPERTLTAGQTALRKTALLTVVQQVQALEPILREESGKSQDEWDVWLGKMMSDLMSESGTSWGECLEVGAWWAKKRKRSQDL